Proteins from one Longimicrobium terrae genomic window:
- a CDS encoding GNAT family N-acetyltransferase, with protein MTIHSASAIPVIQTARLTLRAHTVADFDECAAMWADPLVTRHIGGRPSSPEEVWARLLRYAGLWALLGYGYWAVTENETGRYAGDVGLADFRREITPPLAAPEVGWAFVPWSHGRGFATEAVSAALAWSDAHLTEPRTVCLIDPENAASVRVAEKVRFRPSGRALYKERETLVFQRPRG; from the coding sequence ATGACGATTCACTCCGCTTCCGCCATTCCCGTCATCCAGACGGCGCGGCTTACACTGCGCGCCCACACGGTTGCCGACTTCGACGAGTGCGCGGCGATGTGGGCCGATCCGCTCGTAACCCGCCACATCGGCGGCCGTCCATCGTCCCCGGAAGAGGTGTGGGCGCGCCTGCTGCGCTACGCCGGGCTGTGGGCGCTGCTGGGCTACGGCTACTGGGCGGTGACGGAAAACGAGACGGGGCGCTACGCGGGCGACGTGGGCCTGGCGGACTTCCGGCGCGAGATCACGCCGCCGCTGGCCGCGCCGGAGGTGGGGTGGGCGTTTGTGCCGTGGTCGCACGGCCGCGGCTTTGCGACGGAGGCCGTGAGCGCCGCGCTGGCGTGGAGCGACGCGCATCTCACGGAACCGCGCACCGTCTGCCTGATCGATCCCGAGAACGCCGCTTCCGTGCGCGTGGCGGAAAAAGTGAGGTTTCGGCCATCCGGCCGCGCGCTGTACAAAGAGCGCGAGACGCTCGTGTTCCAGCGGCCGCGCGGCTGA
- a CDS encoding prephenate dehydratase: MTTRVAFQGELGAFSDGAVRVFFGRAAEPVACREFADVAASVLAGEVHFGLLPVENTLAGSVVAAYDVLATRPLVIVGEVVTPIHHCMLGIPGASLDGITRVRSHPVALAQCTRWLASRPGVQAVAAYDTAGSARDVAAAADPTLAAIAGRGAADRYGLAVLAADVEDRPDNQTRFLVVAARDGHTGAALPRHGGAMKSALVAETQNAPGALVGILAPFAARGINLSKLESRPTGEPWRYRFLIEIDADAASGDTAAALAEARRHASRLDVLGSFPRWTGAVETGG; encoded by the coding sequence ATGACGACGCGTGTGGCGTTCCAGGGAGAGCTGGGCGCGTTCAGCGACGGGGCGGTGCGCGTGTTCTTCGGGCGGGCGGCGGAGCCGGTGGCCTGCCGCGAGTTCGCGGACGTGGCTGCGTCGGTGCTGGCGGGAGAGGTGCATTTCGGCCTGCTGCCGGTGGAGAACACGCTGGCGGGAAGCGTGGTGGCCGCGTACGACGTGCTCGCCACGCGGCCCCTCGTCATCGTGGGCGAGGTGGTGACGCCCATTCACCACTGCATGCTGGGAATTCCCGGCGCTTCGCTGGACGGCATCACGCGCGTGCGCTCGCATCCGGTCGCGCTGGCGCAGTGCACGCGCTGGCTGGCCTCGCGCCCCGGCGTGCAGGCCGTGGCGGCATACGACACCGCGGGCTCGGCGCGGGACGTAGCGGCGGCGGCGGACCCCACGCTTGCCGCCATCGCCGGCCGCGGCGCGGCGGATCGCTACGGCTTGGCCGTGCTGGCCGCCGACGTGGAAGACCGGCCAGACAACCAGACGCGCTTTCTGGTGGTCGCGGCGAGGGACGGCCACACCGGAGCAGCCCTTCCACGCCACGGCGGTGCCATGAAGTCGGCGCTCGTGGCCGAGACGCAGAACGCGCCGGGCGCGCTGGTGGGCATTCTGGCGCCGTTCGCCGCGCGGGGAATCAACCTGAGCAAGCTCGAATCGCGGCCCACCGGCGAGCCGTGGCGCTACCGCTTTCTGATCGAGATCGACGCCGATGCCGCCAGCGGCGACACAGCCGCTGCTCTGGCCGAGGCACGCCGGCACGCATCGCGGCTGGACGTGCTGGGCAGCTTTCCGCGTTGGACCGGCGCCGTGGAAACCGGGGGCTGA
- a CDS encoding class I SAM-dependent methyltransferase gives MSDFSDPRIVAGYAERPVRQVPGFHGLQRMAGLLIAERVPDDAHVLVLGAGGGLELKAFAEMQPGWRFCGVDPSAEMLALAGRTLGPLAPRASLHHGYIDSAPAGPFDAATCILTLHFLPEEERRRTLAQVHERLRPGAPFVVAHHSVPQRDEAEKAKWLARYAAFAIASGVPISDAKSAIADISKRLPLLSPEQDEAMLREAGFNGVELFYAGFTFRGWVGYKG, from the coding sequence TTGTCCGATTTTTCCGATCCCCGGATCGTCGCCGGCTACGCGGAGCGCCCCGTGCGGCAGGTGCCCGGCTTTCACGGCCTGCAGCGGATGGCCGGCCTGCTCATCGCCGAGCGCGTCCCCGACGATGCCCACGTCCTTGTGCTGGGCGCCGGCGGCGGGCTGGAACTCAAGGCCTTTGCCGAAATGCAGCCCGGGTGGCGCTTCTGCGGCGTGGACCCGTCGGCGGAAATGCTGGCGCTGGCCGGGCGCACGCTCGGTCCGCTCGCGCCTCGCGCCAGCCTTCACCACGGCTACATCGACAGCGCGCCCGCGGGCCCGTTCGACGCGGCGACGTGCATTCTGACCCTCCATTTTCTGCCAGAGGAGGAGCGCCGGCGCACGCTGGCCCAGGTGCATGAGCGGCTGCGGCCGGGCGCCCCGTTCGTCGTCGCCCATCACAGCGTTCCCCAGCGGGACGAAGCGGAAAAGGCGAAATGGCTCGCCCGGTACGCTGCGTTCGCCATCGCGTCCGGCGTGCCCATCTCCGACGCGAAAAGCGCGATCGCGGACATCAGCAAGCGGTTGCCGCTCCTTTCTCCGGAGCAGGACGAGGCCATGCTCCGTGAGGCCGGATTCAACGGCGTGGAGCTGTTCTACGCGGGGTTCACGTTCCGCGGATGGGTCGGCTACAAGGGGTGA
- a CDS encoding DUF1579 domain-containing protein: MSTETQALHPFLARMVGEWTYEFQSSGGPGEPPAQFTGTESIRHLGGPWITCEGRGANPDGSMGATLMTLGYDAGRNRVSGAYIGSMMAHQWLYDGEVNASGSLLELNSEGPSYTVDGAMAKYLDTIMFDGDDHRVMTSRFQDENGAWNEFMRVDYRRVS; this comes from the coding sequence ATGAGCACGGAAACGCAGGCGCTGCACCCGTTTCTGGCCCGGATGGTGGGCGAGTGGACGTACGAATTCCAGTCGAGCGGCGGGCCCGGCGAGCCGCCGGCACAGTTCACCGGAACGGAAAGCATCCGGCACCTGGGCGGCCCGTGGATTACGTGCGAGGGCCGAGGCGCCAACCCCGACGGCAGCATGGGCGCCACGCTCATGACGCTGGGCTACGACGCTGGCCGAAACCGTGTGTCCGGCGCCTACATCGGGTCCATGATGGCGCACCAGTGGCTGTACGACGGCGAGGTGAACGCGTCCGGATCGCTCCTGGAACTCAACAGCGAGGGGCCCAGCTACACGGTGGATGGCGCGATGGCCAAGTACCTGGACACCATCATGTTTGACGGTGACGACCACCGCGTGATGACCTCGCGCTTTCAGGACGAGAACGGCGCCTGGAACGAGTTCATGCGCGTCGACTACCGCCGCGTATCCTGA
- a CDS encoding cellulase family glycosylhydrolase, which produces MKHLRFLRGAVTLAATLLVAGTASAQQAGGRWSVERAAAWERQTGWMAGSNYAPATAINQLEMWQAETWDPATIDRELGLAEGIGFTTMRVFLHDLPYRQDPEGFLKRVDEFLTIAQRHRIRPMLVLFDAVWDPFPHAGPQRAPVPGLHNSGWVQSPGAEIVRDSMRHGEMEPYVKGVIGRFRDDPRVLAWDLFNEPDNVNGGSWGAFEPDNKPQMVLALLRRTFGWAREINPSQPLTAAPWKGDWVEPGQAAPITTYMLENSDIISFHSYENLEGVRRVVNALKRYNRPIVCTEYMARPRGSTFEAIMPYFKEQGIDAVNWGFVSGKSQTIYPWDSWEKRYAAEPPVWFHDIFRTDGTPYRQSEVDFIRTLTGRR; this is translated from the coding sequence ATGAAGCACCTTCGGTTTCTGCGCGGCGCGGTCACGCTCGCCGCGACGCTGCTGGTGGCGGGAACGGCGTCGGCGCAGCAGGCGGGCGGGCGATGGTCCGTGGAGCGCGCCGCGGCGTGGGAGCGGCAGACGGGGTGGATGGCCGGCAGCAACTACGCGCCCGCGACGGCGATCAACCAGCTGGAGATGTGGCAGGCAGAAACGTGGGACCCGGCCACCATCGACCGTGAGCTGGGACTGGCGGAGGGCATCGGCTTCACCACCATGCGCGTGTTTCTGCACGACCTTCCGTATCGCCAGGACCCGGAAGGCTTTCTGAAGCGCGTGGACGAGTTCCTCACCATCGCGCAGCGCCACCGGATCCGCCCCATGCTGGTGCTGTTCGACGCCGTGTGGGATCCGTTTCCGCACGCGGGCCCGCAGCGCGCGCCGGTGCCGGGGCTGCACAATTCCGGATGGGTGCAGTCGCCGGGCGCGGAGATCGTGCGGGATTCCATGCGCCACGGCGAGATGGAGCCCTACGTAAAAGGCGTCATCGGCCGCTTTCGCGACGACCCGCGCGTGCTGGCGTGGGATCTGTTCAACGAGCCCGACAACGTGAACGGCGGCTCGTGGGGCGCGTTTGAGCCGGACAACAAGCCCCAGATGGTGCTGGCCCTGCTGCGGCGCACTTTCGGCTGGGCGCGGGAGATCAACCCCAGCCAGCCGCTGACCGCCGCGCCGTGGAAGGGCGACTGGGTAGAGCCGGGCCAGGCCGCGCCCATCACCACGTACATGCTGGAAAATTCCGACATCATCAGCTTTCACAGCTACGAAAACCTGGAAGGCGTGCGGCGCGTGGTGAACGCGCTCAAGCGCTACAACCGGCCGATCGTGTGCACCGAGTACATGGCCCGCCCCCGCGGCAGCACGTTCGAGGCGATCATGCCGTACTTCAAGGAGCAGGGCATCGACGCCGTAAACTGGGGCTTCGTGAGCGGAAAGTCGCAGACCATCTACCCGTGGGATTCGTGGGAAAAGCGCTACGCCGCCGAGCCGCCGGTGTGGTTCCACGACATCTTTCGCACGGACGGCACGCCGTACCGGCAGTCGGAAGTGGACTTCATCCGCACCCTTACCGGACGCCGCTGA